In Coprobacter tertius, the following proteins share a genomic window:
- a CDS encoding DUF4290 domain-containing protein: MLDYNTRLKKLVMPEYGRNVQQMVDHCVSLEDKTERARCANTIINIMGNLFPHLRDVDDFKHKLWDHLAIMSDFKLDIDYPYEIIRKENLFTHPDRVSYELTPIRYRHYGKNLEKMIKKAEEMPEGPERDQLVSLLANHMKKSFLTWNKEVVEDDKIFQDLREYTHGKIHLDQDNYKLKESKDFLQQPRKGKNNSRKAGR; the protein is encoded by the coding sequence ATGTTAGATTATAATACCCGGCTCAAAAAACTTGTAATGCCCGAATACGGTCGTAATGTACAGCAAATGGTCGATCATTGTGTTTCTCTCGAAGATAAGACTGAACGTGCGCGTTGTGCAAATACGATCATAAATATTATGGGAAATTTATTTCCTCATTTACGGGATGTAGATGATTTTAAACATAAACTGTGGGATCATTTGGCTATTATGTCTGATTTTAAATTGGATATAGATTATCCTTATGAAATCATCCGGAAGGAAAATTTATTTACCCATCCCGATAGAGTTTCTTACGAACTTACCCCTATTCGTTACCGTCATTATGGGAAAAATCTCGAGAAGATGATTAAAAAAGCTGAAGAGATGCCCGAAGGACCAGAGCGTGATCAATTAGTTTCTTTGTTGGCAAACCATATGAAAAAATCGTTTCTTACTTGGAATAAAGAGGTTGTTGAAGACGATAAAATCTTTCAGGATTTGAGAGAATATACGCATGGGAAAATACATCTCGATCAGGATAATTATAAATTAAAAGAATCGAAAGATTTTTTGCAACAGCCACGAAAAGGAAAAAATAATTCGAGAAAAGCGGGAAGATAA
- a CDS encoding DUF5063 domain-containing protein, with product MDESIYSKNTVEFVTVGVEFCSFIERAPELNRNDFIDTSIKILPLLYLKAVLLSETENDNDQITEHFVTEEIYEYIRGNIERLLRTHDSYLEVFQSDMQYSDTPIAASISEELTDIYQDIKDFVSTYSLGNEHSSGIALAICKENFISYWGQKLVNVLRALHNLRFSADTEENFDETEDENYMQNNSIFEQRQMLWKEENGLDEWDKWNNE from the coding sequence ATGGATGAAAGTATATATTCAAAAAATACAGTAGAATTTGTAACTGTAGGCGTAGAATTCTGTTCATTTATCGAGCGGGCTCCAGAGTTAAACCGTAACGATTTTATCGACACTTCGATAAAAATACTACCTTTACTCTACCTGAAAGCAGTTTTACTTTCTGAAACAGAAAACGATAACGATCAGATAACTGAGCATTTTGTAACAGAAGAAATCTATGAATATATCCGCGGAAATATAGAACGCCTATTGAGAACTCACGACTCTTATCTCGAAGTATTTCAATCGGATATGCAGTATAGCGACACACCAATTGCGGCCAGTATTTCTGAAGAACTGACCGATATTTATCAGGATATAAAAGATTTTGTTTCTACCTACAGTCTCGGAAACGAACACTCATCGGGAATTGCGTTGGCTATTTGTAAAGAAAATTTCATTTCATACTGGGGGCAGAAATTAGTCAACGTTCTGAGAGCGCTTCATAACCTCCGGTTCTCAGCCGACACCGAAGAAAATTTCGATGAAACGGAAGATGAAAATTACATGCAGAATAACTCTATCTTCGAACAACGTCAAATGCTCTGGAAAGAAGAAAATGGTCTTGATGAATGGGATAAGTGGAATAATGAATAA
- a CDS encoding YicC/YloC family endoribonuclease, protein MIQSMTGFGKAVAELPNRKITVEIKSLNSKQLDLSTRIPSIYREKEMEIRSEIARRLERGKIDFNIYVESIGKESNSQINKPVVEGYYRQIKDVSENLGIALPSDWFQVLLRMPDAVKTEIVELDKEETDTLLQTVKKAIDQLQEFRIQEGEMLQKLFYEKIGNIAALLKETTPFEKERIEKIKARIHDALSKIENFDYDKNRFEQEMIFYIEKLDINEEKHRLDNHLKYFIETMENGKGQGKKLGFISQEIGREINTLGSKSNHVELQKIVVRMKDELEQIKEQVLNVM, encoded by the coding sequence ATGATACAATCGATGACTGGTTTCGGCAAAGCGGTTGCCGAATTACCGAATAGAAAAATTACTGTCGAAATAAAATCTCTCAACAGTAAACAACTCGATCTATCGACCCGTATTCCGTCGATTTACCGGGAAAAAGAAATGGAAATAAGAAGTGAAATCGCCCGTCGGCTCGAACGGGGTAAAATCGATTTCAATATTTATGTCGAGAGTATCGGTAAAGAATCGAATTCACAAATCAACAAACCAGTAGTAGAAGGATATTATCGACAAATAAAAGATGTATCCGAAAATTTAGGTATTGCCTTACCATCCGACTGGTTTCAGGTATTATTGCGTATGCCCGATGCCGTAAAAACGGAAATAGTAGAATTAGACAAAGAAGAAACAGATACACTTTTACAGACCGTAAAAAAAGCAATCGACCAATTACAGGAATTCCGCATTCAAGAAGGAGAAATGCTGCAAAAACTCTTTTACGAAAAAATCGGGAACATTGCCGCCTTATTAAAAGAAACGACACCTTTTGAAAAAGAAAGGATCGAAAAAATAAAAGCCCGCATTCATGATGCACTCAGCAAAATAGAAAACTTCGATTATGACAAAAACCGTTTCGAGCAAGAAATGATCTTTTATATCGAAAAACTGGATATAAATGAGGAAAAACATCGTCTCGACAATCATTTAAAGTATTTTATTGAAACCATGGAAAACGGGAAAGGCCAAGGTAAAAAACTGGGATTTATCAGCCAAGAAATCGGCCGAGAAATAAATACTTTAGGTTCGAAATCGAACCATGTCGAATTACAGAAAATCGTCGTTCGCATGAAAGACGAACTCGAACAAATAAAAGAACAGGTACTTAACGTTATGTAA
- a CDS encoding 3'-5' exonuclease: MNKTNSISITKEEISGMEQEMFQGRIIVIQTLNEADKAVDYLSGFKVLGFDTETRPSFKKGHTHRVALIQISTEDTCFLFRINIIGFTESLKGLLNNDKITKIGLSIHDDFTMLNRVSSFEPRNFIELQSFVKQYNICDMSLQKIYAIIFGKKISKSQRLSNWEAENLTPGQQKYAATDAWACIQIYKKLKSDSIPVPNISDINRTNII; the protein is encoded by the coding sequence ATGAATAAAACAAACTCTATATCGATAACCAAAGAAGAAATTTCAGGTATGGAACAGGAAATGTTCCAAGGCCGTATTATTGTCATTCAAACTCTCAATGAAGCAGACAAAGCCGTAGATTATCTGTCGGGATTCAAGGTATTGGGATTCGATACCGAAACGCGTCCGTCATTTAAAAAAGGTCATACCCATCGGGTCGCTCTCATACAGATTTCTACCGAAGATACTTGCTTTCTTTTCAGAATAAATATAATAGGATTTACCGAATCATTAAAAGGGTTACTTAACAATGACAAAATAACAAAAATCGGCTTATCTATTCATGATGATTTCACAATGCTCAATCGGGTAAGTTCTTTCGAGCCTCGCAATTTTATCGAATTACAAAGTTTTGTGAAACAATATAATATTTGCGATATGAGCTTACAAAAAATATATGCCATTATATTCGGGAAAAAAATATCTAAATCACAGCGGCTTTCTAATTGGGAAGCCGAAAATCTCACGCCGGGACAACAAAAATACGCAGCGACCGATGCGTGGGCCTGCATACAGATTTATAAAAAACTAAAATC
- the nadD gene encoding nicotinate (nicotinamide) nucleotide adenylyltransferase, giving the protein MRKIKTGIFSGSFDPIHTGHLIIADYLCEYEELDEIWFIVSPHNPLKNSNELSDDIHRAEMVKRAIVRNEKFKFSDIEFSLPKPSYTINTLDFLKEKYPERDLYLIIGSDNWLVFDKWRDYQRIKKEYDILIYPRPGHVIKKEDILQKNIKLTQAPVIEISSTLIRNGIKEGKNMNYFVPESVYDYIVGNNLYCKK; this is encoded by the coding sequence GTGAGGAAAATAAAAACAGGCATATTTTCAGGTTCTTTCGATCCCATACATACAGGGCATTTGATAATTGCAGATTATCTATGCGAGTATGAAGAACTTGATGAAATATGGTTTATCGTATCTCCTCATAATCCACTGAAAAATTCAAATGAACTATCCGATGATATTCATCGGGCCGAGATGGTAAAACGAGCTATTGTAAGAAACGAAAAATTTAAATTCAGTGATATCGAATTCTCGCTGCCGAAACCGTCATATACAATAAATACCCTCGATTTTTTAAAGGAGAAATATCCCGAACGTGATCTTTATCTGATCATCGGTTCAGATAACTGGCTTGTTTTCGACAAATGGAGAGATTATCAACGTATAAAAAAAGAATACGACATCCTTATTTATCCCCGTCCCGGACACGTCATTAAAAAAGAAGATATTCTACAAAAAAATATTAAGTTGACACAAGCCCCGGTAATCGAGATTTCATCTACTCTTATTCGTAACGGAATAAAGGAGGGTAAAAACATGAACTATTTTGTTCCCGAATCTGTATATGATTACATTGTCGGAAACAACTTATATTGTAAAAAGTAA
- the tsaB gene encoding tRNA (adenosine(37)-N6)-threonylcarbamoyltransferase complex dimerization subunit type 1 TsaB: MPCILNIETSTSVCSVALTCDGQVAFHKEAFEGPSHAVCLGGFVQEALDKAKEYGIRPEAVAVSCGPGSYTGLRIGVSEAKGLCFGLDIPLIAVNTLEIMTCAVMFKGIMPEDALFCPMIDARRMEVYSAIYDSALTPVKPISADIIDETSYFPFLEKQKVYFFGNGAEKCKNVITHHHAVFIDDIVPLASDMLALAERSFRKGDFKDVAYFEPFYLKEFVATKPRNKVF, translated from the coding sequence ATGCCCTGTATATTAAATATCGAAACTTCTACATCGGTTTGTTCGGTGGCACTTACTTGTGACGGACAGGTTGCATTCCATAAAGAGGCGTTTGAAGGGCCTTCCCATGCTGTATGTTTGGGAGGTTTTGTACAAGAGGCACTCGATAAGGCTAAAGAGTACGGTATACGTCCCGAAGCTGTTGCCGTTAGTTGTGGGCCGGGTTCATATACTGGTTTGAGAATCGGAGTTTCCGAAGCGAAAGGGCTTTGCTTTGGTCTGGATATCCCTTTAATAGCTGTAAATACTCTCGAGATAATGACATGTGCGGTTATGTTCAAAGGGATAATGCCGGAGGATGCATTATTTTGTCCGATGATAGATGCTCGTAGAATGGAGGTATATTCGGCCATTTATGATTCAGCGCTTACACCGGTAAAACCGATATCGGCCGATATTATCGATGAAACTTCGTATTTTCCTTTTCTGGAAAAACAAAAGGTATATTTTTTCGGAAATGGTGCCGAAAAATGTAAAAATGTAATTACTCATCATCATGCGGTATTTATTGATGATATAGTACCTTTGGCGTCCGATATGCTCGCACTGGCAGAACGTTCGTTCCGTAAGGGCGATTTTAAAGACGTTGCATATTTCGAGCCTTTTTATTTGAAAGAGTTCGTTGCAACAAAACCTCGTAATAAAGTGTTTTAA
- the gmk gene encoding guanylate kinase: MEGKLIIFSAPSGSGKSTIINYLLDKDLDLEFSISATSRPPRGNEKNGKEYYFLTPDEFRKKIANNEFLEYEEVYTDKYYGTLKEEVERLTLSGKNVIFDVDVKGAINIKNFYGKRALSIFIQPPGIEALKDRLICRGTDAPDVIECRLAKAEYELSFAPQFDTVIINDDLKRAQENAYKTIKNFIGQK, encoded by the coding sequence ATGGAAGGAAAACTCATCATATTCTCCGCGCCTTCGGGATCAGGAAAATCTACTATCATAAATTATTTGTTGGACAAAGATCTCGACCTCGAATTCTCGATATCAGCAACTTCACGACCTCCCCGAGGAAACGAAAAGAATGGGAAAGAATATTACTTTCTTACACCCGACGAGTTTCGTAAAAAAATAGCGAACAATGAATTTCTCGAATATGAAGAAGTTTACACTGATAAATATTACGGTACTTTAAAAGAAGAAGTAGAAAGACTTACCCTCTCGGGCAAAAATGTTATCTTTGATGTAGATGTAAAAGGGGCCATCAACATAAAAAATTTTTACGGAAAAAGAGCTTTATCTATATTTATACAGCCTCCTGGAATAGAGGCATTGAAAGATCGTCTTATATGCCGCGGTACCGACGCTCCTGATGTAATAGAATGCCGATTGGCAAAAGCCGAATACGAACTATCTTTTGCCCCGCAATTCGATACGGTTATAATTAATGACGATCTTAAGCGCGCCCAGGAAAATGCGTACAAAACAATAAAGAATTTTATCGGACAAAAATAA